The Meriones unguiculatus strain TT.TT164.6M chromosome 20, Bangor_MerUng_6.1, whole genome shotgun sequence region CCAGGCCCAAGGCCGTGGTTGCCTTTTGCCTGATGTGGACCATTGCGATAGTAATTGCTGTGCTGCCTCTCCTGGGCTGGAACTGCAAGAGGCTGCAATCTGTTTGCTCGGACATTTTCCCTCTCATTGATGAAACCTACCTGATGTTCTGGATTGGAGTCACCAGCGTGCTGTTGCTGTTcattgtgtatgcatacatgtacatccTCTGGAAGGCTCACAGCCACGCAGTCCGCATGATTCAACGTGGAACCCAGAAGAGCATCATAATCCACACATCAGAAGATGGCAAGGTGCAGGTAACCCGGCCCGACCAAGCCCGCATGGACATTAGGCTGGCTAAAACCCTGGTCCTCATCCTGGTTGTACTGATCATCTGCTGGGGGCCCCTGCTGGCAATCATGGTCTACGACGTCTTTGGGAAGATGAATAAGCTTATCAAGACGGTGTTTGCCTTCTGCAGTATGCTCTGCCTGCTGAACTCCACCGTGAACCCCATCATCTACGCTCTGAGGAGCAAGGACCTGAGACATGCTTTCCGCAGCATGTTCCCTTCGTGCGAGGGAACCGCACAGCCCCTGGATAACAGCATGGGGGACTCGGACTGCCTGCACAAGCACGCCAACAACACagccagcatgcacagggccgCGGAAAGCTGCATCAAGAGCACTGTGAAGATCGCCAAGGTGACCATGTCTGTATCCACAGATACGTCTGCCGAGGCTCTGTGAGCCTGCTGCTTTTGTggttgcacacacacagagattctgcTTTCCAAACTTAGAAGTCTGTTGTCTCATCgactatatttttttaagtttaccaTGTTTAGTAAACTAGTGACAATTACTGTGCTTACTTAGTTTGCTGACATCTCAATAGTTTAGGTACTTAAACTCCATTCTCCAGGGGTTTACAGCGAAGAAAGCTTATTACTTCAGTTACTCAATGGTCCTTCAAAGTCCCTGAAGTGGAAGGGAAAACCTTGGCTTCGAAAATCTGAAGTCTAACTATCCATCGAAAAACACCATGAAATAAGTAATGCCTTTGCAACCACAACTTTCATGATGATGTGGTATGTGTCTGTCCATAGTATAAAACAAGTACATTTTTACAATAGGTATAGTGTGAAAGTAGAGacactttgtaaaatgttttatgtACTGTGAATTGTGTGTCAGTGTCTATGCGTCATTTTTGTCTAGATTAGCAAAGCCAGAATGTGGCCTCATAAGAGCAATGGCATAAAGCAGTGGGTATGTAGCAGGGCAACTCCTATTTTGGTAGTGTTACTGCCCGTGATACAGTTTTAGAAACTTTAGTATTTCTTCCAATATCCGTATCTAAAGTTAACATTGAAGTAACCACAaagctttatttttctgttaaaacaacaagaagaagttGAAGACTACCCAAAGTCTTGATCAGAATTCATGGACACTTAAACTGTATTAGAAATGCATTTTCATATGAGGACATTTATTATCTTCTGGACCACAGCTGTTCAGTTGGGTAATGGATGATATTCAGGATGGAAAAGAGAAACTATATTGACTTTTTAAGGCTGACAtctctgactttcttcagtggttAGCTATAACTGGACCTCTTAAGACAGCATGTGTCAATCTTCGTGTCCTGTTATCACTGTGCAGTTGCTGTTTACTTGAAGTGTATTGCATTTTTATGTTCCAGATTTAAGTAGCTTTTAGGCCTGAAtggccaaaaacaaaaaagaaaaaacaacaacaacaacaacaacaaaaccccagtcATCTTCTCCTTAATTGAGAAGAAATATTGTCTGGCTCAGTAAAATTGTACCACGTGAGTgtgattgtgtttgtgtgtgtgtatgtgtgtttgtgttctatCTTGTAACTGTTACAGCAATTTCATATAAGAGAAAACTGACCAAGTGTGGCTTGTACCACTTGCTGCACTCTTGCACACGAATTTAGTTTCTAAAATTGAAATCTCTTCATGAAACCTTTTCTATAAAATTTTTGATTAGGACCATTCAGAAAAATGTTGCCGCCTAAGATTAAGTGTTCTAACAACCTTTAGGTGTTTTATAAGGCCGGCGTCCAGCAAGGTGCAAAAATTTGGAGGACTCTTCCAGGGAGATAAGAGTGTGGGGATGGTAATCACCTACTGTTGGTCAAGGTCATGGAAATGGAGGTCAGTAGAGGGAGAAGGTTCTAAGACCTTCCAAAGCTCCTAACAGTAACAAGGTTTAGTGGTGTGTGTAGGCAGCGTGATCTCAGGTTAAGGAGCATCACACACCTCATGAGAGCCACCAGGTCCAGACCATTTCATTACAGAGGGTGACGAGCGGAGACTGGGGACAGCCTGTACCTGTCTTTGTTTAGGTTAAGTTTGGGCTAAGGAAAAGGCGGTGCTTCCACTAGATGGTATCAGAGCGTGCCAAAGCATAAGACGAGGGAGGGTGGCTAGCTTCTGATGATTCCTCTGACATGGTGCTCAGAACTGGGCCCTTTTCCAGGAAGGAGAGGTATTGCTTTTAAGAAGCCACTTACTCTGGATAAGTTCCACTTATAATCTCTCCTTGTCCAGGTTCTCACCAGTCCTGAGGACTGTGTAGCATGAGGTGGAGAGCTAGCATCTACCTGTGATTTCTAGAGCTTGGGGTTCCCAGCCTGACAGGGCAGTTCCCCTTCTTGCAACCAGTGTGGCCTGAGGACCAAGCGAGGATATATCCAGAACTTACCTGAGTCTCCTGCTGTCCTTCGCCGTGCACAGTCAAGGACTCGGGATTCTGGTGAATCAGTGTTTCCACAGGGAGGGGCACTGATAGCTAGGGGCTAGGAATTGCCAGCCTTGTCCTACATCAACCTAAATATCAGACTACATGTCTCTAGCTACCAGGTCGTACCACCTCTTCTCACGGCTACGTAGACCTGGTAGGAAATTCTAGGTATAGGCATAAAAAACAATCCAAGATTCACTTTTAGAACTGTATTTGTGTAAATGCCATTTTAGTGATAGATTTTATAGTGTGTTGAACTCTCAAGACCTAACTCATATTTAATAAGCTAAGGGACAATGGGGCTGATAGCACTAAACTTGGTGCTTATTGATACTCTAAGAAATATCTGTGAAATACTATCATGTGTACATTATACTACCTTCATTTAAAAGGACTTAAAATTAGTTGGACCCACTTTACCATTTCTTATATCATTTCCTAACCATAGTGACCAACACTCTCTCCCTAGGGAGTATAGTCATTAGAATTACATTCGTTAGTATCATTCATTAACAAGCCCCTTAATTAGATTCATTCATGTCAGGGGGTTAAATTTAGTCGCTTACACACTCTGGCATCAGGGTTACCTACTTTCCTCTGACATTTGTCCTGAACGTGCATTCTTCAGCCATTATTCATCTTAAAAGCGGGCCAGTTCCCAAACTGCTTGGCTTCTTCCAAATGAAGACTAAGTCCCGGACTAACAGTGTCATTTAAGCAAAGAAAGCTGCGTCCAAGAGCCCCTATCGTAAAACATAGTTTCACTCTATGCAGAAGAAATGTGGATCTGGGCATCTTAGACATACGCCTGAGCCAGAAGGCTCCCAAGTACCCTGATACTGTCAGGTTCCACTGCTATCAAATGCCAAGGAATTTTTGCTGCCTAAACATGCTCTGCAGGAAATGGGCCCAACTACCAGGTGAGAACTAGGTCTCTGGTTACTGTTCAGTTCATTCATTTCTGTCATTCCATATCCATAAACAAGACCACTAACATCATGCACAAAATTAGATTTCTCATAGTCTTAactgtatatttgtatattttaaaatctccTAAAAGGCCATTCACAGTTGCTTTGCACTGGCCTTCTGATAAAATGTTAACACACCTGTTGTAATATACACAAAACATTCTATCTGCTGATTTGGActgaatgtatgtatataggtTTTACAAACAAGTCAGGCGTTGAAGCAGTGGTTTGCAGATCAGTTATTTTCGAATAGAGTTTGTTTCAGTTGCTGTGGTATCTTTACAAAGCACTTTGTGTGAACTTACTGAACTCTAGGGAGTGTCCCCTAGAGAAGAAATCTTTTCTTGTAATAATATAAACCAAGATACCAGATTATCTTGATTCTCACTTCCAGTGTTTCAAGTGAAAAACATATCTGCTTATTGTCTTTGTAAATGGAGcatccttcctttttctcttaaaGAGTATTCTACTGTTAGGTGTTTGTTGAACTGGTAGCATCCTTGAGACTGCTGTGATGTCTTTGTCAGTAATCTGTATAATATTTTGTATACAAGTACTGGTAATATTGTTATTAAGTGTAGCTCCAGTCATTAAATTACTATAGCAAAGTAGTTCTTCTGTAATATTTATGATGTATTAAGCCTAcagtatattttatttcattaatgtaATTTAATTGTTATTTATTCAAGAGAAAACAGCTCATCATGTCTATTGTCTAAAATTACctggaatcaaataaaaattcTAGATTATCATGAAAAACACAAAAGTCCTTTGAATTCTGCCTTGTATCAAAGTTTAGTGGCAAAGCATTGGTTGGGGGAGGGCTCATATTTTAAAAGCAGATTGCTAAAAAATGAACTTCTTCTCCCAAAAGAACCTATAAAATTGTTTGGAAATGGTGGTATACTTGATTAACATATTcatcattttacattttattatttattcactttatatctttgtggTAGCCCCATCATTCCTCGCCTCCCTGTCCCAACCTCCCTTCTGCTTCCCCCCTCAACTCTTCCTCAGAAATGGAGAGCTCCCTTTTCCATCTACCCCAGCTtttcaagttgcatcaggactgagtgcatcctctttccctgtggtctggcaaggaagtcccaccaaggggaagtgatcaaaaaagttggcaacagagtccatgtcagagacacccccatttcccttactagaggacccacatgaagcctaagctgcccatctgctacatctttgtaagggcatgcatggttcttggttgatgcttcagtctcagcaagccccttttGGCCGTGGCTAGTTGGCCCtactggtcttcttgtggtgctcctgtcatctccaggtcattTTCTCTTGCCTCCCACTTTTCAACAAGATACCCTATTCATTGCCCcgtgtttggctatgaatctcagtactGTTTTGAAGTGCTGCAAGGTAGAGCCTCTCAGGAAACAACTCTGCTAGGCTTAGCAGAGTAtgcttaatagtgtcagggttggcttTTTCCCATGGGATGGGCCTtgggttggaccaggcattgtttggatattttctcaatctctgttctatctgctctatcttttaacataggaaaaataaagcaaaaattctACCATTGCACTGTGCCTTCTTAAAGCATCATTTATTTAAGGATTCTAATGattttgtaatttattaaaatgaaCAGTTGCAATACATAAGTTAAAATATAACATACATACTAAAACATACATCTTAAAGAGAGTATAAAAACACACCTTAAGCAATGTAAGAGATTCATGCCTTTTCAATAGTATGCAAAAACTGAATTTCCATTTGATTAGTATAAAGAAACCGTTGGAAATTTTAACGgtataaaacaaaagcatgtaaTCAATTTTGAGAAAAGCTTTAGAGATTTTGAAATAACAAATTAGTGAATATTTAAAACTATGttaactttgtttttaataactaacCTAAATTAATTATTCTGAAGCTTTTAGATGCTCTGAACCTTAATGctctgacaaaaataaattatatctaTTCTTAGATATTAAATTTTATGTTAGTACTTCAGAGAAACAGaatatttcttttagaatttttatgGAGGATTTTAAAACCCTCAGACTGGTCCTTTATCAGCATGTGATGCTCCCTGTgttgaaaatatgtttaaaatgacGTCCAAACGGAAATATCAATGCAGCCCCTTAGAGCGCCCACGTTGGAATGTATTGTGCTGTCTTATACACTTACCTTCTACAgatctccctctctgtcttcctttccctcctgcctccctcttcctcactctcttcATTGTCTTTGAAACAGGCTTTTGCTACATAGTCCAGGTTGGACTCAAACTTACAATTCTCTCATGTCAATTATAGGCACACCCAACCACACAGGTTTACATGAGTTTGTTAGCTAACAATCTATATTTTAAGGCAGGTATTATGGCATCACTTCCACAAAATACGTTATCTTCACATCACCTCTGTGAGTTGTGTGCCATTGCTTCATTGTATAGGTAAAAAGGAGGCCCAGTGAGATCACAGAGCTAAGGTTAGAATCAAGGCTTCTGGGATCACAGAGTCTTTATTACTTTGTCTATAACAGTGCTTCCATCCATGTACTCATTTTTTACTTATAGTTCTATATACATATTTCTTGAAAATTCTCACGTGCTGGCCAGTTTAAAGATGAAGAACACCTGCAGGTACCAGAATGACTAACGCACTAAGTTATTGCTCTTGCTGCTATAATCAAACAGCTGACGAGAGTAACTGAAGTTCGGGGCTGCAGTCCATTATCAAGGGGACATTCTGGTGGCAAAAGTGTGAGATAGCTGGCCACGTGTGTCCACAGTCAGGAGACAAAGAATGATGAATGCTGGGCCACAGCGTGGACTACCGAACAGGGTCACCCACACCAGATAGCTCTCCCTGCCTCGGTGGACTCAATCTAGAAATTCTCACACGTAAATGTCCAGAAGTTTGTTTTCACTCTGACTCCAAATCCTGTCAATTTCACAGTCAGTGATCTAAGTTCTAATTTTGTATGTTTCAGTGCATTTGTGGGCTTCGAGAGGTCAAGTAACTTGTACAGATAGTAATGTTACATTTCTTGAGTAGGAAACCTATGCCTTTGGGCTCTAAATGTTGGATTCCTTCACCACACCAACTtgcaaagaaacaagagaaagagcGGGGAATGCTTCTAACCAGTCAttagggtttttctttctttcatttttcaaacAAAATCTATTCCAGGTGTCAAAAAAATTGTGGTCCTCGTTGCTTATCTTCCACGGACATGGCTCACCTTGATCAGGTGAAGGAGTCATTGAAGGGAAGTTTGATTTATGAGCCCACTTACACTAGCTGCATTTCTAGCCTTTGATTACTTACTACAGAACATTTTAACTTCAGTTCACTTAAAGAAACAAATTTACCTTTCATTTTTTAACCTGTACACAAGGTATCTGAAAAATGTACTCTACACTAGTCAATGAAATGTAACTTGTTGGAACTGTGGTAAGTACATAAGCGATTTATGAAGCTGCCTTGTACCTGGCCCTGATAGTAGTGTTAGAATTGAGCTCACTAATTACTAGGCACATTATCTCATTTAGTCCTCTCAATCACCCTGTGAAATACCATCATTCCTATTGGAAAGGCCTGCCTAAGTTCTAGCAACTAATTGGTGGCATAGCTTGACCATACTCATGGCCTACCGGGCTACTGAGCAAAGATCTGGCCAGCTTACATCAAATGACCTGCTCATTTGTTGTATTTAATCCAATGCCTATTATCTACTATGGTAAACCATCAAATCACTTAATGGCCAGTAAAAAGGTGAACAGGTTAATCGGACCTTCTCGATGCAGCACAATCAAcgataaaataaagagagcagcCATGGGCATTCCTCGCAAGGGACCATTGGGGCTCACAGTCTGTGGTGACTTCCACTGACATGACTGCCTACCCGAGACCAACAACAATGGAAGGAGGGCTGCTTGGGCAGCTTATCGAAGAATAAACAGGAACTAGCCTTGGAATAGAAAAATGTATGTGGAAATGCTAGGAAGTGAAAGGAAGAGAAATGATGGTTGGATGGGGACCACAGCAAGAGATGTAAGCTAGTATAATATGTCCAGTGAATGAAGCTAGTCCCTTTGGCCAGGACATCGCATCAGGGCCTTCATGCTGAGAGGAGTCATTGTTCTTGGTGAACCATGCCGCAGTTTACATCAGTCCCAGTGGACTTGAAGTATCAGTCTGCAATGCCAGGTTTACCCCATCTTTTGGTAATTATGCTAATTCAAAGGCACTGTTACAAAGGCACATAAAGAAGTCTCCCTGTAAGGCAAAGCAGGCAACCTAGGAGTGGCTGTGCGGCCTCCCTCTCTGTATTCCTTGCTAGCTAGCCACATATTTTCCCTTTTGATGACATTGCCGTCACTGCACGAAGAACATTATTCACTTGGAACAGGAAGACATCAATTAGCTCCTGAACAGTATAGTCACCAGTCACAGAGTGTTCTTGGTCATTATTCACCTGGCCTGGGCCGACCCTTTGGTCTCGGAATGACAGGGACCTTATTGAGCCTCAGCCCATGGGGCCTCCAACCCtttgccctcctgccctccttgTAAATAAGATCATTGTTGCTGCTTCTGTCTGGCTTGCCTGGGGGAACCCTTTAGGAAACAGATAAGGACTAACAGGGAGGATCTTTTTGAACTGTCCAAAGCAACCCTGTGCCTGGTCCAAACATAAAGGATCTCATAACATACTGCTTTCAACCGTGAGACAGCCTGGAAATGGAGGGGGAATAAGATGACTTTGAATTATTCTATGAAGGGAAAAAAACCTTCAAACATTGTGATACTCTCTTCCAAATTAATCACACATAATATGTTTTAAATGACGTTTTCACCCTTTATAAATACTTACGTTCACAAAAAATCACTTTATGAAAATCTTGTGTTATTTTAAAGGATGAGACATTTATCTTTTATTGTAACAGACTGTATTATTTGAATTTATAAACCTGACCATTTTTTTCTGGCTTGTGCTTTACTTAAAATCATTGATTATTCCAGACAGACACAGCCCCTTTAGCCATACAGTCTTGCCTCTGATTGCTCTTATTAAATCCCAGACAATCTAACATGAGTAACTATGAGCAAGTGTCTCCTGGTCCCCAAATATGGATATTTTCAAGCATGTGTTCCCTCTCCTGAGGAGGAATTGGAGCAAGAATACTTTACAAGAAACACCcccatattattattattactattattattattattattattattttgcagtGGGACAACCTCTGTATTCTACAGACATTTTCTTAAATTGCAGATGTAAATATTCTAACTAGGTCTCACTTAACTACAGAATCCTACCgcatctcaaaaataaacttcTGGGAGCTATGAGAGGAATTGGGACATTTGGCTATTGCAGCAAATAGGGTTCAACAAAGATCACAGCTAAGTTGCCTTCCCCGAAGATGGGACACACGGGAATTTGCTTCTACAAGTGCCAGTTCTGGCAACCATTTCTATGTTTTGTGGAGGGGAAAATCCTGTTCGGTGTAGATGAAGAGTGACTGGATATTTTCCCAAAGCATAACCAGTCTTGGTTCAAATCACATTACATCTAGGCAGAGggaaataggaaaagaaatattgATTCTCAAAAACAGATTATGAAAGTAAATTCTTTAACAATACTGCCTCAGGAGAAAGTGGAGCAGGAAGCTTCGTGAAGCTTGGTGTACATATTGGCAGAGTATACTGTGTGTTTCAGGGTAGTGCTATGATTCAGTGTCCATCATTGTGACTAACTTCCACAGACTTCCATCTCTCATTGTACTCCTTGTTCTGTAGGTTATTAATCAATATAGGCGCACACTTAGGCTTTTCAAAGATGAAGAACAATCAAAACAGTTTCCAGGTTTCCTTTGAAGGGTAGGTAGGCGTGCCTGAGGGAAGTGGTCATTAACCAAAACACGGGTTTCATTTTAGGTGTGAAGATGAGGTTAACATGAGGGAAGGGATGTCAACCAAAGATCTTGTTTTGGTGACTGTCATTTCTAGCAGTAAGTGTGGTACAAACAAAtctgaaaatatatttgttgTGTCAAGGTCTCAAATATTTAGAATGAACTTAAAGCAAATCAAGTAGTGGGgcaagagaaactcaaagcaaaatcTAGTttacccttttttctttcttccttttcttcctccttcctttcctttcctttcctttcctttcctttcctttcctttcctttcctttcctttcctttcctttcctttcctttcctttcctttcctttccttccttccttccttccttccttccttccttccttccttccttccttccttcctgttctttcttaatttttttgagacagagtttctctgtgtaacaactctggctgtcctggaactcactttgtagaccaggttggcttcaaacttacagagatccttctgcctctgtctctgagtgctgggattaaagaggtgtgCCACCACCAACTGGCAGAGTTTATTTTTCAAGCTACTGTGTGTTTGCACTAGAACTCCAAAGTCATCTACACAAGtaagagcaaagagaaaagagtctttgaaaaataaaagtttgaGCTTTTGTTTAAGAGCAAACTGAGGCATGAATAAAAGAGAGTATAAGAATTGAaggatttattttaatgttttgaatCAAGATGGAAATTGTACAAGCAAGGGattaaaatgtttacaaaaaCAGAAGATTTAGATGCTATAAACAAAACAGACAGCCCTcttaatacaaatataaat contains the following coding sequences:
- the Cnr1 gene encoding cannabinoid receptor 1, which produces MKSILDGLADTTFRTITTDLLYVGSNDIQYEDIKGDMASKLGYFPQKFPLTSFRGSPFQEKMTAGDNAQLVPAVDTTNITEFYNKSLSSYKENEENIQCGENFMDMECFMILNPSQQLAIAVLSLTLGTFTVLENLLVLCVILHSRSLRCRPSYHFIGSLAVADLLGSVIFVYSFVDFHVFHRKDSPNVFLFKLGGVTASFTASVGSLFLTAIDRYISIHRPLAYKRIVTRPKAVVAFCLMWTIAIVIAVLPLLGWNCKRLQSVCSDIFPLIDETYLMFWIGVTSVLLLFIVYAYMYILWKAHSHAVRMIQRGTQKSIIIHTSEDGKVQVTRPDQARMDIRLAKTLVLILVVLIICWGPLLAIMVYDVFGKMNKLIKTVFAFCSMLCLLNSTVNPIIYALRSKDLRHAFRSMFPSCEGTAQPLDNSMGDSDCLHKHANNTASMHRAAESCIKSTVKIAKVTMSVSTDTSAEAL